A region of the Carettochelys insculpta isolate YL-2023 chromosome 11, ASM3395843v1, whole genome shotgun sequence genome:
TGGCTCAGAGACCACGGAGAGCTCATGGGGCTCCCTCCGCACCCTGCACCAGCCCAATCTGGGCCCATGGAAGTCCCCTGGCCCTTGCCCACCCAACTCTCCCTCTCTTCTTTGTTTGCCTCCCCGCAAAGGTCCCTCAGCACAGGGTCCCCGAGCCATGGGCCCCACGGAgcggggccaggagccaggcgcccctgcagagctgctggccctgAGGTCTGAGGTGTTGGAGCTGCGCCGGCACCTGGCTGCCTCGGacagcctgtggcaggggctgcaggaaacCTGCTGGCAGCTGCGTCACGGCCCGCGGGACGAGGCTGAGGAGCGTCGGGCGCTGGCTGAGATGCCGCCGGCTCCGGAGGCCGCGGTGCAGCACAAGGAGGAGGAGGCCCAGAAGTTGCCAGGGGGGCCGGAGGCTGGCCAAGCCCAAGGGGAACTGGCggagctgcaggccctggttatTGAGGGGCAGGCGCTTGGGGGGGACCTGCAGGTGCTGCGGGGAGAGATgagggccctggccctgggcaaggctgaggcgGAGGCCCAAGCGGCACAGGCCCAGGAGCGGCTGCGGCGGCTGCAGGAGACACTGGGGTTGCAGACTGagcggctggccctggcctgcGAGGCCCAGACCCAGCACGTGGCAGAGCTGCTGACTGAGGCACACGAgcgggagcaggagctggagcgcCTGGGCCAGGCGCTGAGGGAGGCAAGACAGGCccgtgggcagctggaggctgaagTGGTGCGGCTGCGGGCGCTGCTGGGCAGGAAGACGCCTCCCTCCGGCACCCACGAGCTGCCCACCACAGTGCCAGAGCCTGGATCCTctgagctgcttcctgcagccccatggcccagCCGCCACGAGCCGCTCCCAGGGAACAGCCTTGCAGAGCCGCCTGCCGCCGGCCCCCTTgagcctccccccacagccccatggcccagcccccCTGAGATGTCCCCCTCAGTCCCAGGGTCCAGCCCCCCTGAGCTGCCTCTTGCAATCCCAGAGCCACTCACCACTGTCCCCTctgagctgccctccacccctccggggctgcccagccccctgGAGTTGCCCCGCCCTGACCTGGAGATGGCCGTGGCTAGGAAGATGCAGGATCCCTCCATGCACCTGCCCTTGTTGGTGGGTCAGCCGGCCGGGCACAGCGAGCGGGctcagctgcagagcagcctgtGGGAGCTGCAGAAGCCGGCAGGCCAGGCTGGACTGCAGGGGCAGGTGAGAGAGCTTGTGGGAAAGCAGTCCCCCCCGCATTCCCGCCGCCCCGTGCAGCTTCCGGCTGACCTGCCTTGGCGTCCTTTCTCCATACCCCCcaatttccaccccagggctccatgGCCCGacgggggctcccctgccccatccccaacccCTTCTGAAATAGCCTTAATTCTTCACTGGGCAcagcccacccccttcccccgcaaGCCTCCCACCACCGGTGTCCTCCAGCTTGCACCCCACTGTCCTCGGCGTTCCCCTgcgccagcccctctccccagggcccaCCGCGGCTCCCGGGGTGAATGCAGCTTGGGCTGGGATAACAGCCTGTCTCCtttctctgcccagcccctccagccggaTGAGCTGTTGTGCCGCCTGCggcaggagaaccaggccctGCGGGCTGAGCTGGcgctggggcagtcccagggccCAGAAGAACGTGCCGCGCCTATCTCCGGAGATGGCCCAGACCAGGGGACCTCAGCCACTCCTCCGGCAGCGTCCCTCAGGGACCGAAGCCAAGGGGACCTGGCTTATGGTATGGGGGTAGCGTGTTTGCCTGACTCTGCATGGgaaggggactggggaggggggacGGCACCGGCCTGCAGGTCGAGGGAGGGCCTGGGCGACTGTGGGTATCATGGCGGGGAGAGCCCCCGGTATTCGGAGGGGGGCCTTTGGAGATAGGGGGTAatgggtggaggcccatggggagGGCAATGGGGGCAGACTCTAATGtgtctccccccccgccccgccacagtGCTCCAGACTCCCTGGCCAGGGGTACGGGATACACAGACCCAGACGGAggggccagtgtggggcaggCGCCGTGGGGAGCTCATCTCAGCAGCCCTCGACCACACTCAATATGAGCCCTATGGGCTGCCCGAGGTCGTCGTGAAGGGTGCGTGGCGGGCGCCTGGACCGGGCATGTGGCGTGCGGGGGGAGAGTCAGGGAGTTATGGGATGGACGGCCtttggggaggctgtggggcaggctaTGGAGCAGAGGGGTTCAGGGAGGAGGTCTGGGCTGGGGCGCTGCAGATGTAGAGGGGGGAAGGATTGGTGGGATTCTGGGGGCGACAGACCACAAGGGCACGGGAAGCGGCAGTTTGGGAGGGGTCACGCTAACGGAGCAGGCGGAGGCTGCGTGAGTGCACTGTGCATCCCCCGTCACTacctgcagcccatggccccGTGCCCAGCACCCCTCCCAGGTGATTTTCCATCCCactcagcagctctgagttccgcaaggagggtgggggtgcaggacggAGTCTGGCTCCGGTTCCTCCCCAGGCATCTGCCTTTCTCCCAGCGGAGCACTGGTGTGAGGAaggggctgccagcccccagagAGAGCGATTGGGACCCAGGTGTCCGAGAGGAGGGCTCGCCCCAGCAGAGCTCAGCCCTCACGGTACTCAGCCCTAATGTCTCCCTGCACCTCACCAACAGGTTTTGCTGACATTccctctggcccctcctgcccctatGTCCTTCGGAGAGGAACCCTGGGCAGCACCTCCTTGGTCCAACTCATGCCCAGACCTGAGCCAGAGGAGGATTCCGCTGAACCTGACAAGGGCACCAGCGTCTGAGAGCATCCACAGTGCTGGGTGAGCAACTCCTGCGTGCGCCCaagctctgccccagaggtggctgcatttctgcaCTGGGCGTGGCAAGATGATGATTTCTGTGTTTCCCATTCTCTTTCCAGCCCAGGTAGCAGAAATGTGCTCCCCCTTCACCTCCACCAGCTACCAAGATCCCTGACGTTGCCTGGAGCTCCCTAGCTGCTTTGTGGTCCCCTCTGGCTGAGAAGGGgagtcccttcccccacccctccacgccTGGACGCGTGTAACCCCCGGATTTATTTTACAACCTGGCTTCCTTAAGCTGCTAAGGATTGTGGGTGCTGCACAGCCTCCCCACAGCTGCGTGGGCTCAGAGCTGTTCAGCGCCCACTCCCTGCACACAAGGAATGGGGCCGCTCAGGGAATGGGATCTCCACCCCCGCTCCCCACCACAGCTCAAAGGGTGTTCAGCCTTCTCCTCCTGGCGCAGGAAATCCACAGGTGGGGTGTGTTCCCCCCACGCAGAGGTTGAAGGCGCTGCTGCATGGTGTCACTCTCCTGAGAGGGGCTCAGCCAAAGTGCTTGGGAGAAGCAGAGATGCAGTGCAGGGAGTCTGCCCCCGGCTCTGGGTCCTGTGTGTaactctgcccccccgcccccagccccaataAATGTCATTGCTCCGCTCCAGGCAGCCCCTGCTTGCCTCTTTCTGCCTCACCCTGCAGCCCTCTGTGCACATCACCAACGTGTCTGGCTGAGAGAGCATCACCATGGCCCCCAGTAGGTCCCAGGCATCAGCAGGCAGAGGGACAGTGCCCCCATGTACCATTCTGGGGGGGGTGGCGGGGAACAGCACCGGGAGGGGATGTGGAGCAGCTGAGAATGGAAGCTAGGAGTCCTGCCACCTCTGGTGTTGCGGGTGTCTGGGCATTGCATTAACCCAGGGAATTCACAGCAAGGGGATGTGATGCCTCTCCTAGAATCCCTTGGCAAAGGGTTGTGTCCCCACCTCTGTCCCCCTAGGTGCCCTGTGCTGGTACCAGCTTGTCTCTGCTCCAGGTACTGCCCCCCTCCATGTTCTCCCTCCCAGAGAATTAataacaccccccccacacacacacacgcgcgcacacacacatgcacactgcagctcctgcagcctgagGCTCCGGCTCCCTCCGGCTGTGtctgggtggaggggggaaggctCAGGGCCAacagtgtggtgggggggggcaggccagcagctgccccatgaggggggggtgagggaggaggctgCACCTGTCTGCCGACTCCcagtgcagggaggagctggtgccactgctgctgctgctgctgcttaggaGTGAGTGAGTGATATAGGGGAGGGGGGATGGTGGGGCGGGTACCACTCCATCCATTGCCTTCCCCGGAACCCTGTGCCCACGCTAGGCAGGGAGACTgggaggcagcagagctgggggggggcagtggctcTGTCTGGAGTGTGTCAAATGTGTGAGAGAGCCGGGTGTGTCTCACGGTTGTGTGCAAGCCCCACAATGTGTGCGTGAGCCATTCCAGAGTGTCCAGCAGGAAGGGAGCCAGGGAAGCGTGTCAGATGGGGGATAGTGTGTGATGGCATGTGAGGGGTCCAATTGTTCATGACAgatggggggtgtgtgtgagatgggttgtgactgtgtgtgtgtgtgtgtgtgtgagcgagagaGAGTGGTTCGTTTCTGAAACACAGGGCTGTTTTGAGATTGGGTGTGACTGTTGTGATACAATGTGTGACCGTGTGGGAGGCCATGTACCGGAGACAGCCATGGGGAGGTGTGTGACATGGGGTGTGTGCTACCATGTGTGACTGTGTGAGTGTCCATACATCAGAGACAGATATGGGGAGGTGTGTGAGATGGGGTATGAAAGTGTGTGTGATATCATGTGTGACCCGGGGTGTGACAGACACATTGTGTAGGAAACAAACACCTGTGTGGGGTGgttgtggctgtgtgtgtgtgtgtgtgtgtgatgccaTGTGTGACAGACATGTTGTGTAGGAAACAAACCTGCCTgtgtgagatgtgtgtgtgtgtgtgtgtgtgtgtgtgtgtgtgatgccaTGTGTGACCCAGAGTGTGACAGACAAGTGTAGGAAACAAACCCGCCTGTGTGGGATGgttgtggctctgtgtgtgtgtgtgtgtgatgccaTGTGTGACCCAGGGTGTGACAGACACGTTGTGTAGGAAACAAACCCGCCTGTGTGGGATGAttgtggctgggtgtgtgtgatgCCATGTGTGACCCGGGCTGTGCAAGAGGCACCGGGTATGTCTGTCACCCCCTGCTGGAGACAAGGAACCCCGCGCTGTGGGCGCGACCGAGTGTGTTGAGGTGGTGGGTGCACACCACAGGGGGCGACAGAGGGCCGCacacggcgccccctgctggcacacGCCAGGAGCTCCCCTTGCAGCGggtgcccctgcccagctctgctgggagaggctgggcatggatgctggtgggcactgccaaGCCTGCGGTTGCGGCACTGGTCCGGTGGGCAGCGCTAATTGAACGGCTCTGTGAattgggctctggctggcaggttGTATGGGGGAGGGTTGGCACAGAGCCAGCTGTGCACcaagcagcaccccctcccccagccacccaacAGGGAGGGGCCGGGAGACTAACCCCCCCGCCCGTCGCTCCCTGGAGCCCAGTTACTGTAGCGTCTGGTTCTGCGTGGCACCCAGGTGAGTCAATGGGGCAGCCTGCCcccgggtggggaggggagggcagggcagggcaggaccccCCCCGCAATGGGGGTGCTTTCCCCATGTGAGGGGCCCCCGCGGTTGAGGTTAATTCCCCCAAGGACCCCCCCCGTCTGGGCTCCCCGGGGTGGGGCCGCCCCCTGCGAGCCACCCTCTGGCCCCCGGGGACGGGGGTTAACCCCCCCCACCAACGTGGGGCCCGGGAGTGGGGGGGTTActcccgctgcccctcccccgcctccagGCCAGCTGAGCACACAcccgcctgctcctgcccctttaagctcggctcctccagccacagcagcggCTGGCAGCAGCCCCGGCCGGCGCCgtcccccgcagccccagcgccATCCACCGCAGCCCCAGCCGCCGGGTGCGCACTGCGCGGGGCCGGCCGCGGctggcagagcccccccccccgcagttccTGTCCGTGGGGGAGCGGGGCCGGCTgggcctgcggggggggggggggtgcttggggacCGGCTGCCCAGCCCGCCTCGTCGCTGCCCTCCCGCCGCGCACCgtaagtgtgggggggggcggacTCGGCGTGACGCCCCCACTTCCCGGCACCCCCTTGCAACGAGCGGCCTAagccctgggaggctgaggcagagccgggtggggaggagggagggtgtccccagctctggagcagcatgggtgttggggggtctgGGGGAGCCCGGGTTTGTCTGTGTCACGGGGTGGGGAATAGGGCGCcttccccccgccagccctgcaggggcacGTGGGGCGTATCAGAGTGAGAGCTCAGCCTGGCATTGGGTATCATGGAGGGTCTCTATCTCGTGGGGTTCATGGAGGCCTTgatggggtgttggggagggCTGAGGAGGGTCTCTGAGCATTAGACATGATGGGGTGCGGGTGGCGTGTATTGGAGTAGAACCTATGAGGTGTCTGCAGTGGAGATGAAGGTCTAGGTGGGGGATATTGGGGGGAGCCATCTAGGCATTGGGTGTAAGGGGGGGGTCTCTCTGCAGTG
Encoded here:
- the LOC142019284 gene encoding uncharacterized protein LOC142019284 — translated: MSWPGEAWQEGLPAQALQGVRELEQRLEWATKERGQKQAQLDALEAALHKQRQKHEEERGTWALLARERRELAEACERLERECQQLRRELQAKGVQLSQLEGQLARAAQHSEELEEELRRCQAELENLRPMSPAPPHCRALRGEGAEMGTWGQTPQLKNRPPTPSMRPGSLLVGEGQSLHCQGAWHSAPPGGPAPPEDSQGSPSPGEEPAEEKAGLGRDTETRGSRGELPSLQQELAQRTEQRDQAVAKVSALQGRVQQLLEELRGQRQRAGATQRRLEQKERLHQQELAELERRHREELEQGEGQRGVEGRPPGCGRRSLSTSRLERAPGKRGAAGKGRGPSAQGPRAMGPTERGQEPGAPAELLALRSEVLELRRHLAASDSLWQGLQETCWQLRHGPRDEAEERRALAEMPPAPEAAVQHKEEEAQKLPGGPEAGQAQGELAELQALVIEGQALGGDLQVLRGEMRALALGKAEAEAQAAQAQERLRRLQETLGLQTERLALACEAQTQHVAELLTEAHEREQELERLGQALREARQARGQLEAEVVRLRALLGRKTPPSGTHELPTTVPEPGSSELLPAAPWPSRHEPLPGNSLAEPPAAGPLEPPPTAPWPSPPEMSPSVPGSSPPELPLAIPEPLTTVPSELPSTPPGLPSPLELPRPDLEMAVARKMQDPSMHLPLLVGQPAGHSERAQLQSSLWELQKPAGQAGLQGQPLQPDELLCRLRQENQALRAELALGQSQGPEERAAPISGDGPDQGTSATPPAASLRDRSQGDLAYVLQTPWPGVRDTQTQTEGPVWGRRRGELISAALDHTQYEPYGLPEVVVKGFADIPSGPSCPYVLRRGTLGSTSLVQLMPRPEPEEDSAEPDKGTSV